A segment of the Cricetulus griseus strain 17A/GY chromosome 6, alternate assembly CriGri-PICRH-1.0, whole genome shotgun sequence genome:
AGCTGGCCTACTGCAGCCTGCCATGTCCCATGCCAGGCCTGACAGGCAGTGGCTGGACTCATCCTGGGGACACTTAGGAACTCCCCCAGCTATGCAGACCCCCTTCTTCGTGGCTGGGAtaggaggtgggagaggaggcaggggacCAGGAATACAAAGAGGCAGGAGACTGTGACCTCAAGGGCAATTAgacactggggtgggggaggggactctGGCCGGGACTGAGGGGCATGGAGGACTGAGAAAGACAGGACACAGTGTGGCATGCCGAACCACATGACACTCCAGCCAGACCTTTCCACATAACAGAGATCAAGAGGTCTGTAAGGGACCTAGTGGAAGACCCAAGTTCTAGTCCCCAGTTCTTCCCCTATCCCAAGCAAAATGCAATTTCCATGACAACCTGCTGTTCAGCCTGAGGAGGGGGGACTGCACCTCATGAGGGATGGGAGAATGTGGCTGCACAGGAGGCAGTGGGGTAGTGAGCACACAGGGCCACAAAGGCCTAGCTCGCAAGCCACCATGCCAGCCAGCACAGGAGGGCAGAGGGCTCACAGAGAAGCACCTCATCCCTACCACCCTGCTCCCTCCCTCTGGCTCCAGTGGAGAGGGTCAAGGGTTAAACTACAAAGATCATTCACTGCCCAGGTCTGGTACAGAGACCAACAAACACTGAAGATCTACAACAGGACACCGTGCTAAAGGCCATGGCCACCAGTGTAGTCCCTCAAGTCCCCCAGAAGGTGGGGGTGGTAGGCTATGGCCGCCTGGGTGAGTCCAAACTAGCCTAGGGCCTCCTCCTGTGGCCCTATCCCTAATGTCCCAGAAATATCTGCTCCCACTTGTCTTTCTCCCCAGTCTGCCAGCTCAGTCTGCCTTCTGCCCACTTGCTGGGCCTTCCTCTCTCTGGTCCTCTCTGTCGTGCccccccactctgtgtgtgtgtgtgtgtgtgtgtgtgtgtgtgtgtgtgtgtgtgtgtatctgggtgtctgcctctctctaggtctctgttctctctctgggtctctgaGGTATCTCAGTCTTCTATCTTTCCTCTTggtctcatctctctctctttttctctttctaggtCTTTGtccctctttctgtgtgtctctgagtctctgtctctcccctttTGGTGTCTAtatagtctttctctctctctctctctctctctctctctctctctctctctctctctctctctctctgtgtgctgtgtgtgtgtgtggtgtgtgtgtgtgtgtgtgtgtgtgtgtgtccctctctcctctgtctctctgactgGGATGTGTTCTCTGTACTTTCCTTGGGTCACTGgccctccccctcctctgtgtctgtgtatctctctctgtccccctctccATCTCCATGACTGGGGTGTAGTCTCTGTACTTTCCTTGGATCTCTGGCTCTCCCCTTCTGCAGGACAGTCTCTTGTGTCTCGCCTTCTGGCTCAGGGACCAGAACTGGGCCTAGAACTTGTTTTTGTATGGAACCGTGACCCTGGACGAATGGCAGGGAGTGTGCCCCCTGCCCTGCAGCTCCAAGACCTTACTACCCTTAAGGAAAGGTCAGTGGCCCACAGCACAGTGGGAGCCTTACTGCCTGCCTCCCAGTGTCAGACAACACTTTGACCCTCTCTGGGTCTCAGTGCACATAAAGATAAACTAGAATACACCCACCATCCCATTTCCCTCCCTAGCCAGGGTAAGGAGTGACATCCCTCCAAACCCTGAGACCTGATTCTTCTCTAAGGGCCTACTCCATGTCTCCCTCTCCCAGGCATCCTGACCTTGTGGTAGAAGTGGCCCATCCAAATATAATCCATGAATCAGGGGTACAAATCCTGCGACATGCTAACCTCCTGGTGAGCCCCCTAATCCCTCAGCAAGCCCTTCTCTGTGTTGGCTGCATCCCACCACACAGCAATGATCTATGTCTTGGCCTTCCCTCTCTCTACCATACTTCCCAAGGTGGGGTCTCCCTCAGCTCTGGCTGACCAGACCACAGAGCAGCAGCTCATGGAGGCATCAAACTGCTGGGGCCACACTGTGTTTGTGGCCCGAGGAGCCCTGTGGGGGACTGAAGACATCAGGAGATTGGATGCATCGGGAGGCCTCCAGGTGAGAACCATATGGGCTGCAACTGAGGGAACATGTAAGAGTCTCAGCTTCCTGACCCTGCCATTGTTTCCAGAGCCTTCGAGTCACCATGGCCACACATCCTGATGGCTTCCGACTGGAGGGGTCCCTGGCTGCAGCACACATCAGTGGGCCGCGCACAGTGCTCTACGAGGGCCCTGTGCGTGGGCTCTGCCCCTTGGCCCCCCGAAATTCTAACACCATGGCAGCTGCTGCCCTGGCTGCCCCCAGTCTAGGCTTCGACCGTGTCATTGGGGTGCTTGTGGCTGACCTTAGGTGAGCAACGGAAGTAAGTGGCCCACCTGTGTACAGGCCAGATGTACTAACTACCCTTCTCCGCTGGCTGCAGCCTCAAAGACATGCACGTGGTGGACGTGGAGCTGAAAGGCCCCCCAGGGCCCACAGGCCACAGCTTTGCTGTGCACACCCACAGAGAGAACCCAGCCCAGCCTGGCGCTGTCACCGGCTCTGCTACTGTCACAGCCTTCTGGGGCAGCCTACTGGGTGCGTCCAGACCTCTCCAAGAGTCCCTTGACTTTTGTGCCCTGCAGAACTCACATGTCGGATGTCCCACCCCGGTTGTCTGTCTTTGCCCATCCTTAGTTTTCTCTCCCaggtctctctttttctctgagtCTCAGCCCCCCTCTTGTCTCTGCATCCACACCCCACATCTCTTTCTGAGTATCCTCTTTGGGTTGTACTACACTATCATTTTCAAAGCCCACGGCCGCCATGGctgcttgcatgtctgtgtggTCATTCTAGTCTTTCATTCTCCCCACAGGCTGCTGCCAGCTCCCCTCCAGACCTGGGATTCACCTCTGCTGACAAGTCTCCCCCGCTGCCCTTGCTGTCACCTCGACCACTGTGTGTCTCAGTAAACATCAGAGTTCTGTCGGCTGTTCTCTTTGGCCTCTTTAGTTCCTTATCCCCTAACTCTATTACATCACGCTTCAACACACTGTGTGTGACGCCATAGCAGCGAGCGCACGAGCATACGCACAAACCATTTTCCTGGAAGCTATCGCGAGAGCCCCagttactacatttcccagaaacctctaGACTGCAGTGAGCCCTGGGGGTGCATGAAAACTGGCTGTGTGGTCCGACGGGAGTTGTAGTTCCGCGCTGCAGAGCGTCCCCGGCGGACTTCCGTACCGCGCGTCCTATTTAGGCGCCTCGGAGGCCTTCGGGAATTGCAGTCAGGAGTGCTCGGGCGGTCGGGAGCTGTAGTCCGTCCTGCCTGCCCAGTCAGCGTGGTACCACTCGGCCGCTACCCAGGGAATGAGAAAGCGGCCGGTCCCAGCGAGCAGAGAGGCCGACGGGGTGAGGGCCAAGCGAGTGCCGTGCGGAGGCGGGTGGGAGCGTGCCTGGTTGCCAGGTGACAGGAAGAGGGGAGCTCCTGTTGCTTAGTGACTGGGAGAGGGCCTTGTTGCCAGGTGACGGGAGGAGAGAACCCTGGTTATTGATGAGGGGAAGTCTTTCGTTGCTAGGCGACCAGAAGAGACCCTGTTACCCAGAGACGGGGAAGGAGGAGTCCTCCATTGCTAGGTGATCAGAAATCGGACCGGTTACCAAGCGGGTGGGGAGTACTCTGTTGCTTGGGAACCAAAAAGGTATTGTTTCCTAGGGACAGAAGGGGCGATACTTCGTTACTAGGTTATAGTGATCCGGACTTTTTTTTGCTTAGAGACATGAAGTGGGGGTGGATCTCTATTGCCAAGTGAGCAAAAAAGAGCCCTTTCCCCCTAGGACTAGGGCATAAAGATGCCTCTACGCTTCGGAGACAGCCTAGGTAGCTGGGTCGTTTCCTCCCAAGCTGGCTCCAGTGCCCATCTCAGTGGCTGTTGCCCAGGGACACAGGAGTCTGGAGACCCAGATGGCCGAGATCCTGGGTCCCTAACACTTTCTCCTTGTACCACCCCCAGCAGGAGCCGAGGAGGGCATGTCTCAGGCCCCGGAAGCGCGGCCGAGCCCACCCTCAGTGTACCACGAGCGGCAGCGGCTAGAGCTGTGCGCGGTCCACGCTCTCAACAACGTCCTCCAACAACAGCTCTTTAGCCAGGAAGCTGCAGATGAAATTTGCAAGAGGTGACTGCCCTAGGTCCTGGCCCTGGAAGAGCAGGGCTGAGGGGCATGGGAGCCTGCCTGGGCACTAACAAGGCCGGGGCGCAGATCCTGGAGCTGATGTCTGCCCTTCCACCTGCTGCTTCTCACAGCCTCAACCCAGCTTTGGCCTCAACCTCTCTTATCTGAGCCTTTGTCACAGCCTCCCAGCTGTCTGTGTTTCTCCTCCTGACCATCCTACACACAGCCCCACAGCTGCCTTCCCCCTCCTCTGCATTTATTCCTCTGGGGGTCCCTGGCACTCCTAGAGAATAGCCCAGGTCCTTCAGCCTGAACTCCAAGGCTTTGGGTGCTCTGGTCCTTGCCTACCAGTCTGCAGCTTCTCCTTCACTACTCTCCTTGGCCCCAGATGACCCCACTGTGGTGATTCTGAGCTCTTACCCAGGCATTCTTGTTCTTCTTGGTCACGTAGGTGCCCTTCAGAATTTCAACCATCACTTTCTTAAACTCTCTTCCTAGTCCCACTTCTAGGCCCCACAATCCTTTCACAGATACGCCAACACCCCAGCCTGCAGTTCATGTCCACATCCAGAGGCAGCCTTCACATCTTCTCACTGCTGCTCAGCCAGCACCCTCAGACTGTAGATTTATGTTAGGAGATATCCATCCCCCTGCCACCAGCTCTGTCATGCCAGGAGCATGCTGAACAACTAGAGCTAAGGCAGATGTAGTGAGGAGAAGGCTCGGGACACAGAGCAAACACAAGTGGTTCCCTCCATGTCACTGCTCTCCAAGGGGCCAGCTCTTCAGAGGAACAGGGTCACATCTGGAGAGAGCTTAGAGGGAAGGCTTGG
Coding sequences within it:
- the Aspdh gene encoding putative L-aspartate dehydrogenase, whose amino-acid sequence is MATSVVPQVPQKVGVVGYGRLGQSLVSRLLAQGPELGLELVFVWNRDPGRMAGSVPPALQLQDLTTLKERHPDLVVEVAHPNIIHESGVQILRHANLLVGSPSALADQTTEQQLMEASNCWGHTVFVARGALWGTEDIRRLDASGGLQSLRVTMATHPDGFRLEGSLAAAHISGPRTVLYEGPVRGLCPLAPRNSNTMAAAALAAPSLGFDRVIGVLVADLSLKDMHVVDVELKGPPGPTGHSFAVHTHRENPAQPGAVTGSATVTAFWGSLLGASRPLQESLDFCALQNSHAAASSPPDLGFTSADKSPPLPLLSPRPLSALQSVPGGLPYRASYLGASEAFGNCSQECSGGREL